A genomic segment from Oncorhynchus keta strain PuntledgeMale-10-30-2019 chromosome 7, Oket_V2, whole genome shotgun sequence encodes:
- the LOC118386440 gene encoding trace amine-associated receptor 13c-like: MASSLMMSFEAVTVFLNVLVIISISHFKQLHTTTNLLILSLAVSDLLVGLIVIPVTTVAIMEPCWGFEEYFCVFHFYMACLCTSLSLGNLVLISIDRYVAVCDPLLYHSKITTTRMMCCISITWCCCIIYDAAIIKNFVNVQVHSRCLNECFIVEELHWANIIDLVITMVVPCSIIITLYMKIFVVARSQARSQARKVFSKEAACVSGVKTVQANKSERKAAKTLSIVVFNYLICWIPFLFTNMLFFSSDNLSFTISFLPLVNSLINPIIYALFYPWFKVTAKHILTLKLRRS; the protein is encoded by the coding sequence CAGTTACAGTATTTTTGAACGTACTGGTGatcatctccatctctcacttCAAGCAGCTCCACACTACAACCAACCTGCTcatcctctctctggctgtgtcaGATCTCCTGGTGGGACTGATTGTGATACCAGTAACGACTGTAGCAATAATGGAACCATGCTGGGGTTTTGAggaatatttctgtgtgtttcatTTCTACATGGCTTGTTTGTGTACTTCTTTATCTCTGGGAAATTTGGTCTTGATATCTATTGACCGCTATGTTGCTGTGTGTGATCCCTTATTGTACCACtctaaaataacaacaacaagaatGATGTGTTGTATATCCATTACCTGGTGTTGTTGTATCATATACGATGCTGCTATTATAAAAAACTTTGTCAATGTACAGGTACACAGTAggtgtttgaatgaatgttttatTGTAGAGGAGTTACATTGGGCTAATATCATTGACCTTGTAATTACAATGGTTGTCCCGTGCTCTATTATTATAACACTTTATATGAAAATCTTTGTGGTGGCCAGATCACAGGCCAGATCACAGGCCAGAAAGGTATTTTCAAAAGAGGCTGCTTGTGTGTCTGGTGTTAAAACTGTACAGGCAAATAAGTCTGAGAGGAAAgcagcaaaaactctgtctattGTTGTTTTCAACTATCTCATTTGTTGGATTCCATTTTTGTTCACAAATATGTTATTTTTTTCAAGTGACAATTTATCATTTACCATCAGCTTTCTGCCACTTGTTAATTCCTTAATTAATCCAATCATTTATGCTTTATTTTATCCTTGGTTCAAAGTGACAGCTAAACATATTTTAACTCTGAAGTTAAGGCGTTCATAg